In a single window of the Coffea eugenioides isolate CCC68of chromosome 3, Ceug_1.0, whole genome shotgun sequence genome:
- the LOC113764483 gene encoding L-type lectin-domain containing receptor kinase IV.1-like: MSFNLATAILAYFLVHTAAGAAASDDAGFVYQGFQSSNLSLDGLAKIMSNGLLQITNTTKLETGHAFYPNPINFKSKSNSSALSFSTQFVFAIVPKVSGVTGPGMAFVIAPTRGLTRGPSTQFLGLFNRSTNGNQTNHVFAVELDTFQNQDFEDINDNHVGIDINSVSSKISRPASYQANNKNSFDNLTLCSGQQMQLWVEYDGVERRIDVTLAPIAAAKPHTPLLSLRYDLSPILQQTMYVGFSAASSPIEIGTSHYVLGWSFKMNGDAQALDLSRLPKLPRFGHKKVSKFLILGLPLICILMLLILTSGVAYYLRRKWKFAEVLEEWELAYGPHRFKYKDLYIATKGFREKEVLGEGGFGRVYKGVLPRNKVEVAVKKVSHQARQGMREFVAEIVSIGRLRHRNLVPFLGYCRREGELLLVYEFMSNGSLDKFLYNQPKYTLNWSQRLQVIKGVASGLFYLHEEWEQVVIHRDVKASNVLLDGELNGRLGDFGLARLYDHGTLPQSTHVAGSLGYLAPEHNRTGMATTSTDVYAFGAFLLEVACGRRPIEPRAEPAENIVLVDWVFSCWKTGNILLAVDQKLGTEYVKEEAELVLKLGMLCSHSEPKIRPSMRQVLLYLEGAVALPDLSPLAMGVSAVGLGFAHPAGFEDITSSFAYSTDKCFTHSVADSVLSGGR; this comes from the coding sequence ATGTCATTCAATCTAGCAACAGCAATCTTAGCCTATTTTCTGGTCCACACCGCCGCTGGTGCAGCAGCTTCTGATGATGCTGGTTTCGTCTATCAAGgatttcaatcatcaaatctaaGCCTGGATGGATTAGCCAAAATCATGAGCAATGGCCTCCTACAGATAACCAACACCACGAAATTAGAAACAGGGCATGCCTTCTATCCTAATCCCATCAATTTCAAGAGCAAATCTAACAGTTCGGCCCTCTCGTTTTCCACCCAATTTGTGTTTGCTATAGTACCCAAAGTCTCAGGAGTGACTGGTCCGGGAATGGCTTTCGTGATTGCACCAACAAGAGGCCTTACCAGAGGGCCTTCCACACAGTTCCTCGGCCTTTTCAATAGAAGCACCAATGGAAATCAAACAAATCACGTTTTTGCAGTGGAGCTTGACACTTTCCAAAACCAAGATTTTGAAGATATCAATGACAACCATGTTGGTATTGATATTAACTCTGTGAGCTCCAAGATATCCCGGCCAGCAAGTTACCAAGCTAATAACAAGAATTCATTTGACAACTTAACTCTTTGCAGCGGTCAACAGATGCAACTTTGGGTGGAATACGACGGGGTTGAGAGGAGAATCGATGTTACATTAGCTCCAATAGCGGCTGCTAAACCACATACTCCTCTTTTGTCTTTGAGATATGATCTTTCGCCAATTTTACAGCAAACCATGTATGTTGGCTTTTCTGCAGCCTCTAGCCCAATCGAAATAGGAACATCTCATTATGTACTTGGATGGAGCTTCAAGATGAATGGGGATGCGCAAGCTCTTGATCTCTCTCGGCTTCCCAAGCTGCCTCGGTTTGGACATAAGAAAGTCTCTAAATTTTTAATCTTGGGATTGCCCCTGATTTGCATACTTATGTTGTTAATACTAACATCTGGAGTAGCTTATTATCTGAGGAGGAAGTGGAAGTTTGCAGAAGTGCTGGAAGAATGGGAGCTTGCTTACGGACCTCACAGGTTCAAGTATAAAGATCTATACATTGCCACCAAGGGGTTCAGAGAAAAAGAGGTGTTGGGAGAAGGCGGATTTGGCAGGGTCTACAAAGGCGTTTTGCCAAGAAATAAGGTTGAGGTTGCCGTCAAGAAGGTCTCTCATCAAGCAAGACAGGGAATGAGAGAATTTGTTGCAGAAATAGTCAGTATTGGTCGCTTACGACATAGAAATTTAGTACCGTTCTTGGGTTATTGTCGGCGTGAAGGAGAGTTACTTTTGGTATATGAGTTCATGTCCAATGGTAGTCTAGATAAGTTTTTGTATAACCAACCCAAGTATACCCTCAACTGGAGCCAAAGACTGCAAGTCATCAAAGGTGTAGCGTCAGGATTATTCTATCTACATGAAGAATGGGAGCAAGTTGTGATCCACAGAGATGTAAAAGCCAGTAATGTACTGTTGGATGGTGAACTGAATGGAAGATTAGGAGATTTCGGCCTGGCAAGGCTATACGATCATGGGACACTCCCTCAAAGCACCCATGTAGCAGGATCTCTTGGCTATCTTGCCCCGGAGCATAATAGGACTGGGATGGCCACAACAAGCACTGATGTATATGCTTTCGGGGCCTTTTTGCTAGAGGTTGCCTGTGGAAGAAGGCCAATAGAACCCCGAGCTGAACCAGCAGAGAATATCGTTTTGGTAGATTGGGTATTTTCGTGTTGGAAAACAGGCAATATTCTCCTAGCAGTTGATCAAAAGTTGGGCACTGAGTATGTGAAAGAGGAAGCCGAATTGGTGTTGAAATTGGGCATGTTATGCTCTCATTCAGAGCCTAAGATTAGGCCAAGTATGAGGCAAGTTCTGCTGTACTTGGAGGGGGCAGTTGCCCTGCCAGATTTATCACCACTGGCCATGGGCGTTTCTGCTGTTGGTCTTGGCTTCGCCCATCCTGCTGGCTTTGAAGATATTACATCGTCATTTGCATATTCCACAGACAAATGTTTCACACATTCTGTAGCAGACTCTGTTCTCTCTGGTGGTCGGTAA